A single genomic interval of Zunongwangia sp. HGR-M22 harbors:
- a CDS encoding L-ribulose-5-phosphate 4-epimerase, with protein sequence MSSKYQALKQECYEANMQLDALDLVIYTFGNVSAVDRKEKVFAIKPSGVPYAELKPEDIVILDFDNNVIEGEMRPSSDTKTHAYLYKNWENIGGIAHTHATYSVAWAQSQLDIPIFGTTHADHLTADIPCAPPMKDELIAGNYEYNTGIQILDCFKDKGLSYEEVQMVLLGNHGPFTWGPTAAKAVYNSKVLEEVGKMAYLTLQINPNAPRLKDSLIKKHYERKHGKNAYYGQN encoded by the coding sequence ATGAGTTCTAAATATCAAGCACTGAAACAGGAATGTTACGAGGCAAACATGCAATTGGATGCATTAGATCTAGTGATTTATACTTTTGGTAACGTGAGTGCAGTAGATCGCAAAGAGAAGGTTTTTGCTATTAAACCTAGCGGTGTACCGTATGCAGAGCTTAAGCCTGAAGATATTGTAATTCTTGATTTCGATAATAATGTAATCGAAGGCGAGATGCGTCCCTCTTCAGATACAAAAACTCATGCTTATTTATATAAAAACTGGGAAAATATTGGAGGAATTGCGCACACCCATGCAACATACTCTGTAGCTTGGGCGCAATCACAGCTAGATATTCCAATTTTTGGAACGACCCATGCAGATCATTTAACAGCCGATATTCCATGTGCCCCACCAATGAAGGATGAGTTGATTGCTGGTAATTACGAATATAATACCGGTATTCAAATTCTGGATTGCTTCAAGGATAAAGGCTTGTCTTACGAGGAGGTTCAAATGGTTCTATTAGGAAACCATGGTCCTTTTACCTGGGGGCCAACTGCGGCAAAGGCAGTTTACAACAGTAAGGTTTTAGAAGAAGTTGGTAAAATGGCTTATCTAACTTTACAAATTAATCCTAATGCCCCAAGATTAAAAGATTCTTTAATTAAAAAACATTACGAGCGTAAGCATGGTAAAAATGCCTATTACGGTCAAAACTAA
- a CDS encoding aldose epimerase family protein gives MKKIKHTVYFLCLFSFLFSLTNCKGDGKSEKTEEEISTTKSEIDFLSKENYGTTANGEKVEQYTLTNEAGMEVKIITYGGRITSLKVPDKNDEFEDVILGFDSLSQYTSEHPYFGALIGRYGNRISEGKFSLDGEQYQLPQNDGKNSLHGGDQGFDKVIWTAEVPSDSTSLILKYTSKDGEMGYPGNLDVTVTYTLNEDNSLDVAYEAESDKKTIVNLTQHSYFNLTGNFEETILDHEVVINADEFLPVDETLIPTGELRKVEGTPFDFTEAKKVGKEIETENEQLQLGKGYDHCWVLNDQSENMHFAASAYDPESGRFLEVSTTEPGIQFYTGNFLDGTLPRQGGEGTYAQRSGFCLETQHYPDSPNQEKFPSVVLNPGEKYNSKTTFKFSVK, from the coding sequence ATGAAAAAAATAAAACATACGGTTTATTTCCTATGTTTATTCAGTTTTCTGTTTTCCCTTACTAATTGTAAGGGAGACGGAAAGTCTGAAAAAACAGAGGAAGAAATATCCACAACCAAATCCGAAATCGATTTCTTGTCTAAAGAGAATTACGGTACAACTGCTAACGGCGAAAAGGTAGAACAGTATACCTTAACTAACGAAGCAGGGATGGAAGTAAAAATTATTACTTATGGTGGTCGTATAACATCATTAAAAGTTCCAGATAAAAATGACGAATTTGAAGATGTAATTTTAGGATTCGATTCATTGAGTCAATACACTTCAGAACATCCTTATTTTGGTGCTTTAATTGGTCGATATGGGAATAGAATTTCCGAAGGAAAATTCAGCTTAGACGGTGAGCAATATCAACTTCCGCAAAACGATGGAAAAAACTCTCTTCACGGTGGTGATCAGGGGTTTGATAAAGTTATTTGGACTGCAGAAGTTCCTTCTGATAGTACTTCTTTAATATTGAAATACACTAGTAAAGATGGAGAAATGGGGTATCCGGGAAATCTGGATGTTACTGTGACTTACACTTTGAATGAAGATAATTCTCTTGATGTAGCTTATGAAGCTGAAAGCGATAAGAAAACGATTGTTAATCTTACCCAACATTCTTATTTTAATTTAACCGGTAATTTTGAAGAAACTATCTTAGATCACGAAGTGGTTATAAATGCCGACGAATTTTTGCCGGTAGATGAGACGTTGATTCCAACCGGAGAATTAAGAAAAGTTGAAGGTACACCCTTTGATTTTACGGAAGCAAAAAAAGTAGGAAAAGAAATTGAAACTGAAAATGAACAACTTCAATTAGGTAAAGGCTACGATCATTGTTGGGTTTTAAATGACCAGTCTGAGAATATGCATTTTGCAGCTTCAGCTTATGATCCTGAAAGTGGTCGTTTCTTAGAAGTTTCTACTACCGAACCAGGAATCCAGTTTTATACAGGTAATTTTCTAGATGGAACTTTACCGCGCCAAGGTGGAGAAGGAACATATGCACAACGTTCAGGTTTCTGTTTAGAAACACAACATTATCCAGATTCACCAAATCAGGAAAAATTTCCTTCAGTAGTGCTAAATCCTGGAGAGAAGTACAATTCGAAAACTACATTTAAATTCTCTGTAAAATAA
- a CDS encoding ribulokinase, producing MESYVIGLDYGTDSVRAVLVDSKSGKELASDTFWYPRWKKQLFCDASLNRFRQHPLDHIEGLEKTIKGVIEKSGVNGEAVKGICIDTTGSSPVPVTKDGTPLALTDGFKDNPNAMMILWKDHTAIKEANEINELAENWGGENYTKYEGGIYSSEWFWAKITHIVREDEAVKNAAYSWMEHCDIMTYLLIEDTDLASFKRSRCGAGHKAMWHESWGGLPSEEFLGKLHPYCADLRSKLYDETYTSDEVAGKISKEWASKLGLSEDTVIAVGTFDAHSGAVGAKVEEHALVRVMGTSTCDIIVSPYNVVGDNTVKGICGQVDGSVIPGMVGLEAGQSAFGDVLAWFKNVLSWPLNHLVYNSEILSEEQIAALKAEVDKKFIAELSAEAEAIDISDSIPVALDWINGRRTPDANQELKSAISNLSLGSKAPHIFKALVNSICFGAKEIVDRFKEEGVEIKTVIGIGGVARKSAYIMQTLANTLNMPIKVAASDEAPALGSAVYAAVAAGLYDDVITASKTLGSDFEAEYYPQPEMLVAYEKQMAAYKELSHFVEESITKKHK from the coding sequence ATGGAAAGTTATGTAATAGGACTTGATTACGGGACAGATTCTGTAAGAGCTGTTTTAGTAGATAGTAAAAGTGGAAAGGAGCTTGCTTCAGACACGTTTTGGTATCCACGCTGGAAAAAACAACTTTTCTGCGATGCAAGTCTCAATCGATTTCGGCAACATCCTCTGGATCATATTGAAGGTCTGGAAAAAACAATAAAGGGAGTCATTGAAAAAAGTGGTGTAAATGGCGAAGCAGTAAAAGGTATCTGTATAGATACCACAGGTTCTTCACCTGTACCGGTAACTAAAGACGGTACACCTCTAGCTTTAACCGATGGTTTTAAAGATAACCCCAATGCCATGATGATCTTATGGAAAGATCATACAGCCATTAAAGAGGCTAATGAGATTAATGAGTTAGCAGAAAACTGGGGTGGCGAGAACTATACAAAATACGAAGGAGGTATCTATTCTTCAGAGTGGTTTTGGGCAAAAATAACACACATCGTTAGAGAAGATGAAGCGGTTAAAAACGCTGCATATTCTTGGATGGAACATTGTGATATTATGACCTATCTTCTTATTGAAGATACCGATCTAGCTTCTTTTAAAAGAAGTAGATGTGGTGCAGGACATAAAGCAATGTGGCACGAGAGCTGGGGAGGTTTACCATCAGAAGAATTTTTAGGAAAATTACATCCATATTGTGCAGATTTAAGATCAAAATTATACGACGAAACTTATACCTCAGATGAAGTTGCTGGTAAAATCAGTAAAGAATGGGCTTCTAAATTAGGCCTTTCTGAAGATACTGTTATCGCTGTTGGTACATTTGATGCACATTCTGGTGCCGTAGGTGCAAAAGTAGAAGAGCATGCTTTGGTACGTGTTATGGGGACTTCAACTTGTGATATTATTGTTTCACCTTATAATGTAGTAGGTGATAACACGGTTAAAGGCATATGCGGACAGGTAGATGGATCTGTAATACCGGGGATGGTTGGTTTAGAAGCTGGACAATCTGCTTTTGGTGATGTGCTGGCCTGGTTCAAAAATGTATTATCATGGCCATTAAACCATCTTGTATACAATTCTGAGATTCTTTCTGAAGAACAAATTGCAGCATTAAAAGCTGAAGTTGATAAAAAATTTATTGCTGAATTATCTGCTGAAGCAGAGGCTATAGATATTAGCGATAGTATTCCGGTAGCGTTAGATTGGATTAATGGTCGCCGTACTCCAGATGCAAATCAGGAATTAAAAAGCGCAATTAGCAATCTTTCATTAGGAAGTAAAGCGCCACATATCTTTAAGGCATTAGTTAACTCTATTTGCTTTGGAGCAAAAGAAATCGTAGATCGTTTTAAAGAAGAAGGGGTAGAAATAAAAACAGTTATTGGTATTGGAGGAGTTGCTAGAAAATCTGCTTATATCATGCAGACTCTTGCGAATACTTTAAATATGCCTATAAAAGTTGCGGCTTCAGACGAAGCACCAGCTTTAGGATCTGCTGTTTATGCTGCAGTCGCTGCTGGTTTATACGATGACGTTATTACAGCCAGCAAAACTTTAGGAAGCGATTTTGAAGCGGAATATTATCCACAGCCAGAAATGCTGGTAGCATACGAAAAACAAATGGCAGCTTATAAAGAATTAAGTCATTTTGTTGAAGAAAGTATCACAAAAAAACATAAATAA
- the araA gene encoding L-arabinose isomerase yields MVAIESKEIWFITGSQHLYGPETLEQVAKNSKEIVEGLDASSEIPVKIVYKDTVKTEDEIAAVMRDANNSEGCIGLIAWMHTFSPAKMWIKGLTLLSKPICHLHTQFNAEVPWSDIDMDFMNLNQSAHGDREFGFMMSRMRKKRKVVVGHWKSERVQKKLGIWSRVALGWDEMQNLKVARIGDNMRNVAVTEGDKVEAQLKFGVAVNAYDSSDVVAKINEITNEELNQLLETYAKDYNLTESLKEGGDQRQSLIDAAKIELGLRKFLDEGGFKAFTDTFENLGELKQLPGLAVQRLMADGYGFGGEGDWKTAALTRVMKVMAHGLEGGTSFMEDYTYHFTPEKSLVMGSHMLEICPSIADAKPSCEVHPLGIGGKEDPVRLVFNSPVGDAINATWIDMGNRFRLIVNEVEAVAPEQELPKLPVARVLWDCKPDLEVAATAWILAGGAHHTVYSQALTTEYMEDFADIAGVELLVIDENTRIREFKDTLNSNEAYYHLFQNKM; encoded by the coding sequence ATGGTTGCTATAGAAAGTAAAGAAATCTGGTTTATAACAGGAAGCCAGCATTTATACGGACCTGAAACTTTAGAGCAGGTAGCAAAAAATTCAAAAGAAATTGTAGAAGGATTAGATGCATCTTCAGAAATTCCGGTTAAAATTGTTTATAAAGATACAGTAAAAACTGAGGATGAAATCGCAGCAGTGATGCGCGACGCAAACAATTCAGAAGGATGTATCGGTTTAATTGCTTGGATGCATACTTTTTCTCCAGCAAAAATGTGGATTAAAGGTTTAACTTTATTAAGTAAGCCAATTTGCCATTTACATACACAATTTAATGCAGAGGTGCCGTGGAGTGATATCGATATGGATTTTATGAATCTTAATCAATCGGCTCATGGTGATCGCGAATTTGGTTTTATGATGTCCAGAATGCGTAAAAAACGCAAAGTTGTAGTTGGACATTGGAAATCTGAAAGGGTACAAAAGAAACTTGGTATTTGGTCTCGTGTAGCTTTAGGATGGGACGAAATGCAAAATTTAAAAGTTGCTCGTATTGGTGATAACATGCGTAATGTTGCCGTTACTGAAGGTGATAAAGTTGAAGCACAATTGAAGTTTGGAGTTGCTGTAAATGCATACGATTCTTCTGATGTTGTAGCTAAGATTAATGAAATTACCAATGAGGAACTAAATCAACTTTTAGAAACTTACGCTAAAGACTATAATCTTACCGAAAGCCTTAAAGAAGGCGGCGATCAAAGACAATCTTTAATCGACGCTGCGAAAATCGAATTAGGTTTACGTAAATTTTTAGATGAAGGCGGTTTTAAAGCATTTACTGATACTTTCGAAAATCTTGGCGAATTAAAACAATTACCGGGTCTTGCCGTACAACGTCTTATGGCTGATGGATATGGTTTTGGAGGCGAAGGTGACTGGAAGACAGCTGCCTTAACACGAGTAATGAAAGTTATGGCTCATGGCCTGGAAGGTGGAACTTCTTTTATGGAAGATTATACTTATCATTTTACTCCAGAAAAATCATTAGTAATGGGATCGCATATGCTAGAGATTTGTCCAAGTATTGCAGATGCGAAACCTTCATGTGAAGTTCATCCTTTAGGGATCGGAGGAAAAGAAGATCCTGTACGTTTAGTTTTTAATTCTCCAGTTGGAGATGCGATAAACGCTACTTGGATTGATATGGGAAATCGCTTTAGACTTATAGTTAATGAAGTTGAAGCAGTTGCTCCCGAGCAAGAATTGCCAAAATTACCAGTAGCTAGAGTTCTTTGGGATTGTAAACCAGATCTAGAGGTAGCTGCTACCGCATGGATTTTGGCGGGTGGCGCGCATCATACAGTTTATTCTCAGGCTTTAACTACAGAATATATGGAAGATTTTGCAGATATTGCAGGAGTAGAACTTCTGGTAATCGATGAAAATACCAGAATAAGAGAGTTTAAAGATACCTTAAATTCAAATGAAGCGTACTACCATCTCTTTCAAAACAAAATGTAA